In Mustela lutreola isolate mMusLut2 chromosome 1, mMusLut2.pri, whole genome shotgun sequence, one genomic interval encodes:
- the LOC131822599 gene encoding olfactory receptor 4P4-like, whose protein sequence is MESQRNISEFILLGLSYNQNIQKFCFVFFSFCYISVLVGNLLILVSVRSSDLFYQPMYYFLSHLSFMDICYTSCVTPKLIGDLLLARKTISYDNCMLQVFALHFLGMIEILILTVMAFDRYAAICKPLHYLLIMNRTRCHLLVLAAWAGGALHSFSQFSLIIGLPFCGPNEINHYYCDIFPLLKVACTDTYISGVLVVANSGMVALVTFVLLFGSYVVILLSLRNLSAEGRRKALSTCGSHITVVILFFGPSIFAYLRPPTTFPEDKIFALFYTIIAPMFNPLIYTLRNTEMKKAMRSVWCQRIFSEEKHN, encoded by the coding sequence ATGGAAAGTCAGAGAAACATCTCAGAATTCATCCTTTTGGGACTTTCTTATaaccaaaacatacaaaaattttgctttgttttcttctcattttgttatATTTCCGTCTTGGTGGGAAATCTCCTAATTCTTGTCTCTGTTCGAAGCAGTGACCTTTTTTACCAACCGATGTACTATTTCCTCAGCCACTTATCCTTTATGGACATTTGCTACACCTCCTGTGTGACACCCAAACTGATTGGTGACCTGCTACTGGCTAGAAAAACCATCTCTTATGATAACTGCATGTTACAGGTCTTTGCCTTGCACTTCCTGGGAATGATTGAAATCCTCATTCTTACCGTCATGGCCTTTGATCGCTACGCTGCCATCTGCAAACCTCTCCACTACCTGCTTATCATGAACAGGACAAGGTGCCATCTCCTAGTGTTGGCTGCGTGGGCTGGCGGGGCTCTCcattctttttctcagttttctctgaTAATTGGGTTGCCCTTCTGTGGCCCCAATGAAATCAATCACTACTATTGTGATATCTTCCCTCTGCTGAAAGTTGCCTGCACTGATACATACATCAGTGGTGTCCTTGTGGTTGCCAATTCAGGAATGGTCGCTTTAGTAACCTTTGTTCTCTTGTTTGGGTCTTATGTTGTTATATTACTGAGTTTAAGAAATCTCTCAGCTGAGGGAAGACGCAAAGCTCTCTCTACCTGTGGGTCTCATATCACTGTGGTCATCTTGTTTTTTGGACCTTCAATCTTTGCCTACCTTCGACCTCCTACCACTTTCCCTGAGGACAAAATATTTGCACTATTTTACACCATCATTGCTCCTATGTTCAATCCCCTAATCTATACTCTGAGAAATACAGAGATGAAAAAAGCCATGAGAAGTGTTTGGTGTCAAAgaatattttcagaagaaaagcaCAATTGA